The DNA segment ATCATTAATCGTAACCGTAAAGGTCTTTGCATAACTCACCGTAGATAAAAGCATGCTCAATCCGAAGGCAAGTAATACCGCTTTAATTTTCATGTTTTTCCTCCAAATTTGGACTCTGTAGCGCCCGGTAAAGTTCGTCAGTGGTCGTCTCGGTGAGATGGAGACTCCCTTCATCACTGATGAGCGTCACACCACTGCCCTCTTCCACCGTGCCAATAGCGGTAATTGCCACCTCAGAGCGCAGGCGTTTAAAGTCGTCTTTACTGAAAATCATCACCATACTCCCACTTGAAATCAGGCGGTATGGATCAATCTCATAGGCCTCGGCGATACGCCGCTGAAGGCTGCCTATGGGAATGCACGCTTTCTCAATGCGAAGCGCTTTGTCAATACTGTGGGCGGTTTCAATGAGAGCACCGTAGACCCCGCCTTCTGTAATGTCGTGCATAAACTTGACGCCACACGCCATCGCCGACGCAGCTTCCTTCACAACAGAAAGTTTTGAAGCGAGCCCTTCTGCCGCTTGCATCTCCTCGGCAGTGAGAGTGATCGGCTTTAAATCCTTAAGTATCATCGTGCCTTCAATAGCAATTTCTTTTGATACACACACCACATCCCCCGGCTCAATGGCCTTGGGATCCATAAGGTGATCGCGTCTGAGCTTGCCAATAACCATGGATGTCACAACGATGCGATTGACAGCATCGGTAACTTCCGTATGGCCTCCGATAATTTCGAGATGTAAACGCGCTGCCTGTTCATCTGCCTGGATCATAATACTTTCCAATGCCTCCAAGGTGGCAGTCGGCGGTGCTAAAACGCTCAACAATACACCGACAGGTTCTGCCCCTTCACTGGCCACGTCATTGGCTGAGACATTGATGGCGAGGCTTCCAAGCTCCGATTCAGATCCTGTAATGGGATCAATGGAAAGCACCGCCAAGTGTTCACCCAAATCCAGCACACCGGTATCAATGCCGACACCGGAGCTTAAGAGCACCTCATCTCTGCGATGATGGATATGTGTAAAGATATAAGATTGAAGTTCACTGTCTGTAAGCTTACCTAGTTTCATTATCTAACCTTATTTCCAATTCAAAACGGAGTTGATTATTCCGCAGCTCGGTGCTCACCAGGGTAATTTTCGAATCCTGATCCAAAATAGTTTGTAGCACCTCAGAAGAGATGGCCCATCCCCTCAAATGCATCGACCTGCTTTGATAGCGATACTCCTCTATAAGTATACCATCTGAAGCTTTTCCTTCAAAGTATTTTACATAACCTTCAAACAATTCTTGAGGCGACACTTTCTGAGGGGTTTCACTCGCATAAGTAGGAATCGGTTCCGATTCCATCGCGCGGCGTTGAGCAGACAAAAAGAAAAAGATACCTAGATTGATAACTAAAAAAGTCAAGATCCACAGCGGTAGAAGCGATCTTTTCTTTGTTGCCACCGGCTTCAAATTAAGACGGCATTGAAGATCCGAACTTTGAAGCGGCCGCCCAGGCAACGACATCACCTCGGTCATATCACCCATGAGGATGTACGTCGTCTCATGGAGAAGCGGTCTTAAAAAAGACCATTTTCCCTCCTGAAATATCTGGAGCCGTCCTTTAACGTCCTTCAGAATATCCTCATCTGCGGCCACAAACTGCCCGTTTAAAATCCGTGACGCATCCGACACAGTCAAGTTCTGAGTTTTTAAATATTGCACACATTCCGGTGTGGTGTGTGCGCGAAGACGGCCGTCGCTGTGATCCACATGACCGGCTGAAACATTGATATACGGTTCCAAGACCGCATGAGCCAAGCTGTAAAACCCTATGAGTTCAATCCCCGCCTGAGAAAAAACTTTAGTAAACTCCTCAAAGATATCTCGACGAAGAAGCAAAGCCCGAATCTCACGGTCTGCATCAAAGCTGTACACATAGTCCTCAAGATCTACAGGGACAAGGCGTTTAAGCTCGTAGTAAACATATGACGCTACATCTTTATCTTCCACCTCATCTCGCTCGATAGTATAGTCGATAAATTGAGGACTATCGAGAAAGAGACGTCCCTGTTTCACCTCGTCACCCCATGTCTTTTTCAAAAGATACGTCAGTTCCATAGGCTCGACGATAACGCCTTGTTCGATCAGTCCGAGAGGTAAAGTCAACGACTCGTGACCTACTCGATGAATGGCTCCGTCATATACAATAAAATTATCCATGTAAAAGTACCTCAACAATCCCAAGGGCAATAAACGGGAGAAAAGCCATAGCGTCCTTCCTCTCACGCTTTTTTACAAGCAATAACGCCACCGCATAAAGCGCTGCAGAAATATAGGTGACCTGGACGAATCTCAGCACGTCCCGCCAGGAATGCACAAGTACCATGCCCCCGCTCGCCAACCACACATCGCCGCTGCCCATCCAGCCCTTCGCAGCAAAAAGATACACCACCCCACCTACTACAACCATAAAAGGTACCTTGTGTAGGGCAAAATTCGGAAGCACTGTGATAACAAAGGCGTAAAGCAGTACAGACGGTACGTTCATATCCCGAAAATCCAAAAAGCTAATCGCCAAAAGCAATACGATCCGAAACGCATTTAAACCCGAGGCAAAACTCAAACCGAAGCGTTGATAGCACAGCACAAAAAGCAAGCCGCCCAAGCATTCAAAACCAAAGTACATCGGTTCGATCTTAGAATGACAGTGGCGGCATCGTCCTTTCAGTAACACGAAACTGACAATGGGTATGAGCTCCCAAGGACTTAACTCGGCTTGACAATGACTGCAACGGGAACGACCTGTAAGAAAATGACGCAAGGCACCGTCAGCCAAGGCCTCACCAAAACAGATCACTCCGGAAGTCAGCACTGCCCCGAGAAGAAAAATTAAAAGTTTCACTGTACAGCTTGAAGTTGATCTCCGCTCACTTCAACTTCCCCCGGTGATACGGTGACTTCGCCATTGGTCCCGACAGATACGGTAAAATTGTCCCCAAGACCTTTAGCCGGCTGTGGTACGTCCCCTTCAATGTACTCACCTAAGGCTGTGGCATCAATGGCACCGGTGTGATCAGGATGCTCTATCTGATACATCACACCGGCATTGCGCAGTTCTTTCACGTTGATATTGTGCGCGGCAGCTTGTGCATTGAGGTGAGATTTAGTAAAACGCGGAATGGCAATGGTGACTAAGACCAACAAAATGGCAATGACAATAACAAGCTCAATAAGCGTAAATCCCTTTTTCTTTTTCATACTTTACCTCCAAGAGACGTAATTCACGATGTCAAACATTGGCATGGCGACAGCAAAAATGACAAATCCAACGAAAATAGCAAGCAAAATAATGACAACAGGCTCAAAGACTGATAGGAAAATCCTGGTCTGCATTTCAATGGCACGCTTAGTGTTGTCGTGAAGGGCATTTAAAATCGTTTCAAAATTAGCTGATGACTCCGCTACTTCAAACAGCATAATGGTCATGGCATCAAAATACATTGAGCACCGCAAGGATTCGGACAGCGGTGTGCCGCCATAGAGTGCCTTACGAGCCTGACGAAGATCAGTTTTCAACTGTTCCTGGGGCACAGCTTCCTCTACAATATAGAGCGCATCCTGCAGCTGTACTTTAGAACGCACTAAAAATGCCAGCATAGTTAACACATCGGAACGCTTGATATCGCGATAGAGTTTAACGTGCATAAGCCACCGCTCCACGGTGCGCCGCCCTGCCTTTGAACGGACATAGAACATTCCAACGGCAATGACAACGATAAATACGCCAAGAAGTATCCACTTGTACGCACTCACGAAACGCGAAATATGTAAAAGCACTCGTGTCATCCATGGCAGACTCACTCCAGCTTGAGTGAAGAGCTCTTCAAAACCGGGCATCACACCTAAGACTACAAAATTGATGACAAACACCGTAACAAAGATCAGAAGGACCGGATAGACCAGGACGGAAGCCATTTGTTTTGTTAGCGATTCCCGATCATGGTAGTACGTCGAAAGCTGCGCCATGACAAAGGATAGATTCTCCGAAGCTTCGCCGACTTCAAGGAGTGTCGCCACAATGGGTTCAAAGGCACGAGTTGCCGCAAACCCTGCGGACAAACTGCACCCTGCAATCAGATCTGCATCAATCTTTCTAAAAAGCTCCGCCTTCTTTCCCCTTAGCGTCCGACTCACCATACTGAGAGCTTCTACAGCAGGAATCCCGGCAGCAAGTAAAATGTGGAGCTGATAAAAAATATAGGCAAGCTCCCCCGGTCTGAAGCGACTTATGACATGACTCAGATCCCAACCGCCTTGCTCATCAATAGCCACAATGCGGTATCCTTGAGCTAAGAGCATCTTTTCACAGTCTTCGAGCGACGACGCTTCCAGCGTCCCTTCCACTCGCTTACCTTCTAAAAAGCCGGAATAGTTAAAAATCATACCAACCTCATTTTCACTGTAATTCATCTTTTGATAGTGTAATTATATCGCTGTTTTTAGCGATTTAAAAGTTTTTCTTACTGATGACTCAATACAAAAAAGCCCAATCTTTCGATTGAGCTTCTCCATCTTGTGATCACAAAGTCAGAATATTTTTATACACTTCTTCAACGGATGTGACACCTCGTGTCACTAACGTCTCCAGACTTTGTTTGAGTGTCACCGTTTGACCGGCTGCAGCCTTGCGAAACTCTGCCAAGCTCATAGGCTGAACCATTTTTTCTCTCAATGCATCATTGAGAACCAAAAGTTCAAAGACGGCTTGCCGCCCTCGATAGCCATCATGGCACAAGTCACAACCTGTCGGTTCAAAATGGGTCATCGTCTTGTCAAAAAGCTCCACATAACTTTGCGTCGCCACCTTACAGCTACAGAGTTTGCGAACAAGACGCTGAGAAATCACCCCCACCAAGCCTGCCGCCAAAAGATACGGCTCGATCCCCATGTCCCTTAAACGATAGATCGCAGAGGGTGAATCGGATACGTGAAGCGTCGAAAAGACTAAATGCCCGGTGATAGCTGCACGAAGAGCCGTTTGTGCCGTTTCGGCATCTCGGATTTCACCCACCATAATTTTGTCAGGATCCAAGCGCAAAATACTTTTTAATCCCGTATTAAAACTCCGTCCAAGCTCCGGTGCAATTTCAATCTGATTAATGCCTTCAATTTTATACTCCACCGGATCTTCAATCGTCATAATATTGGTGGTTCGATTGTAAAGCGCTTTAAGTAAAGTATACAGTGTGGAGCTCTTACCGGAACCGGTCGGTCCGCAGACGAGAATCAGACCGCTTGGTTGATGCAGAAGTCGCTTCACTATTTGTTGTTCCTCCGCCCCGAGTCCAATGCCATCCAAGGTAAAGTCCACATGAGAGCGATCCAAGATCCGAAGCACAATCTTTTCGCCGAAAGCCGTCGGCGTAATCGCCACACGGATGTCGACTGCCTGGTCGTGATATGTGAAG comes from the Peptoniphilus equinus genome and includes:
- a CDS encoding competence type IV pilus major pilin ComGC; translated protein: MKKKKGFTLIELVIVIAILLVLVTIAIPRFTKSHLNAQAAAHNINVKELRNAGVMYQIEHPDHTGAIDATALGEYIEGDVPQPAKGLGDNFTVSVGTNGEVTVSPGEVEVSGDQLQAVQ
- a CDS encoding GspE/PulE family protein encodes the protein MKLTREQSEHYKAVPISETSFYVEAGDANVKSTLKMLFGSHITFEEVDEHTLQMKRAVAYHMDNKPLQLKFNGPITRKERLSFSSEAESAEALDQIVSYAVDMDASDIHFDALSDEVVVRIRVDGILRDVAVIEKEYFKFMATRIKILAHLDYTIRNHALDGRFSFTYHDQAVDIRVAITPTAFGEKIVLRILDRSHVDFTLDGIGLGAEEQQIVKRLLHQPSGLILVCGPTGSGKSSTLYTLLKALYNRTTNIMTIEDPVEYKIEGINQIEIAPELGRSFNTGLKSILRLDPDKIMVGEIRDAETAQTALRAAITGHLVFSTLHVSDSPSAIYRLRDMGIEPYLLAAGLVGVISQRLVRKLCSCKVATQSYVELFDKTMTHFEPTGCDLCHDGYRGRQAVFELLVLNDALREKMVQPMSLAEFRKAAAGQTVTLKQSLETLVTRGVTSVEEVYKNILTL
- a CDS encoding AIR synthase related protein, with product MKLGKLTDSELQSYIFTHIHHRRDEVLLSSGVGIDTGVLDLGEHLAVLSIDPITGSESELGSLAINVSANDVASEGAEPVGVLLSVLAPPTATLEALESIMIQADEQAARLHLEIIGGHTEVTDAVNRIVVTSMVIGKLRRDHLMDPKAIEPGDVVCVSKEIAIEGTMILKDLKPITLTAEEMQAAEGLASKLSVVKEAASAMACGVKFMHDITEGGVYGALIETAHSIDKALRIEKACIPIGSLQRRIAEAYEIDPYRLISSGSMVMIFSKDDFKRLRSEVAITAIGTVEEGSGVTLISDEGSLHLTETTTDELYRALQSPNLEEKHEN
- a CDS encoding type II secretion system F family protein, coding for MIFNYSGFLEGKRVEGTLEASSLEDCEKMLLAQGYRIVAIDEQGGWDLSHVISRFRPGELAYIFYQLHILLAAGIPAVEALSMVSRTLRGKKAELFRKIDADLIAGCSLSAGFAATRAFEPIVATLLEVGEASENLSFVMAQLSTYYHDRESLTKQMASVLVYPVLLIFVTVFVINFVVLGVMPGFEELFTQAGVSLPWMTRVLLHISRFVSAYKWILLGVFIVVIAVGMFYVRSKAGRRTVERWLMHVKLYRDIKRSDVLTMLAFLVRSKVQLQDALYIVEEAVPQEQLKTDLRQARKALYGGTPLSESLRCSMYFDAMTIMLFEVAESSANFETILNALHDNTKRAIEMQTRIFLSVFEPVVIILLAIFVGFVIFAVAMPMFDIVNYVSWR
- a CDS encoding prepilin peptidase, yielding MKLLIFLLGAVLTSGVICFGEALADGALRHFLTGRSRCSHCQAELSPWELIPIVSFVLLKGRCRHCHSKIEPMYFGFECLGGLLFVLCYQRFGLSFASGLNAFRIVLLLAISFLDFRDMNVPSVLLYAFVITVLPNFALHKVPFMVVVGGVVYLFAAKGWMGSGDVWLASGGMVLVHSWRDVLRFVQVTYISAALYAVALLLVKKRERKDAMAFLPFIALGIVEVLLHG
- a CDS encoding type IV pilus biogenesis protein PilM, with the protein product MDNFIVYDGAIHRVGHESLTLPLGLIEQGVIVEPMELTYLLKKTWGDEVKQGRLFLDSPQFIDYTIERDEVEDKDVASYVYYELKRLVPVDLEDYVYSFDADREIRALLLRRDIFEEFTKVFSQAGIELIGFYSLAHAVLEPYINVSAGHVDHSDGRLRAHTTPECVQYLKTQNLTVSDASRILNGQFVAADEDILKDVKGRLQIFQEGKWSFLRPLLHETTYILMGDMTEVMSLPGRPLQSSDLQCRLNLKPVATKKRSLLPLWILTFLVINLGIFFFLSAQRRAMESEPIPTYASETPQKVSPQELFEGYVKYFEGKASDGILIEEYRYQSRSMHLRGWAISSEVLQTILDQDSKITLVSTELRNNQLRFELEIRLDNETR